The Apostichopus japonicus isolate 1M-3 chromosome 20, ASM3797524v1, whole genome shotgun sequence nucleotide sequence aatttatattttattatggaGAGGCCTCCTGTTATCATGTTGTATATATCAGTGTTggattcatttaaaaaatttttgGGTGGTGGTGCTATGGATGAAATATGAAcatgtatttaatttgtttaaccTTGATCATACTCAACAGAAACTGGAAGAAGGCAGCAGCGGTCCTGCAAACAGTTGGAGGACCAGTACGGGAGTGGACTACGGTCCAAAAGAAATGGAGAGAATTGGCTTCCAAGGCCAAAGCCTACAAAGCCCCCAAGACAGGTCAGATTATATGATATGTTAAAGTACACAGGACATACCTCGCTCCCAATATCAGTGTTGCAGTTTCTGAATGCATTATGCTGCAACATTTAAAggggaggcagggggggggggagggcaaggGTTGTCGATTGCTAGCTAATGCCTATATGTCCAATCACTTCTGTTGAGGAATGTAGATTCCAATTTTAGGGATAAGCAAGAGGGAGCCTCTAAATTTAAGGACGACCAGATGACGCCATAAGCACTGTATGATACAACTATTGATGTTTTCTCCTCAACAAAATGGGTGATGCTTCCATGACAGGGGCCAGCGTTTTCTGACAGAGGgccatagtaataataataacttcatAAAATCAACGTACTTTGAGAAGTTAAactgatatattattatattgttattgcAGGTGGTGGTCCCCCAGTGCTGGAAGATGCTCTCTATGAGAAAGTTCTGGGGTTGCTAGCCAAAGAGGTGGTTTGCGGCATATTGTCTGAGGATGATATGGCAAGCTCACAGGCATTGAAAATTAGCTTACATTACATTAACCTTATAAGTATCGACCTGCAAACAATTCCGGTGGGTATCGCCACATCTTCACAAGTTATGCAGAGCTCGTTACTGGCCTGGGCCATTTACTACCTGGGCCCATGTACTAAATAAAGTGGTAATCTGTGGTATTTTCGTTAGTCCCAGTGTATAGCAGACCCAGCACAAGAGATTTTCTCTCTTCCCCCGAGTACAATTGTTTTTGTCTGGGCTCTTGTACATGGAAGGGCTGCTCCCATTGTTGGTTTTGTGCACCCAGCAAGGTAatccttcatttatttattactttttaatCATTCTTTTCAGGAGGCCATCTATTCTGATGAATCAGAACATGCCTCGAAGCCAACTCCATCTGTGCCATCTCCAGTAGAGCCACTACGACCACAGATGAGTTTCCAAAATCGGCCTGCAGCAGTGAGGCAATGCCAGATTCAGGAGGAGCTCTTGGCTATTCAGCGAGCTAAGTTGGCAGCAAAAAAGGAGCAAACAATTGTTCTCCGCTCCATTTTAGATGTCCTGCATGTCAAACATAGCCTATCAATCATCAAGTATCAATCAAAGGATACAATATCAGAGCTGGGTGAGTGTATTTAATAGTAATACTAATTTAGAGAACGTTACCACTAAACGGTCATGTAATGTAAACGCCTAGTCATGCACAGGTTAGCTTTCTTCTGAAGCCCAGCTGCTATCATCTTGTTGAGTAGGGGGATGTACAGCCTATACAGTTCGCACAAATGTTTAAAGCAAATGGAGGTTCGTCTTCTGCCCTCACTGATAATTCGACAAAATGAGGGAAAAGGAGCGGGTTGGGATACCGGCACAAGTACATTGGCTCGGAAGCGGTACGGTGTGGTTCCTTCGAAAGTTGCTAGCTATCATTTGGTCCAGTTGCCACTTGTTCTGCTTGTTTCAAGTCCCCTCAGTTGGATATTTTTCGAATGATCTTAGTGATGTGGTCCATGTCAACTAATGGTAACATACCAAGTTGCCATTCTATATAGCTAGGTTAcacaaatttttcaaaatattcttgAAGAATACTAAACATGGGGGACCGGATGCTCATATAATATTTTGTAGAAACTGCAGGGCTATGGGTTCACAATGATACAGGCCTGCGCGGTATTTGCAGTAGGATGCGTACACAGCTGGGGGAAGTCAATACTGACTGCGTTAAAGTTCATCAAACAAATTAATGCACCATTCTGCATCCAGTTCTTGTAATACAAAAATGGGGGCTCTCAGGACGATGTTCAACATACACTAAAATGGTCCACATATACACACCACCACCTAAAGGAAGTGTAGAGCCATATCATAGAGAAGTGCTTTAATACAAGCACTGCACACTGCTCCATGCAGAGTCACTCACATTTTATGGGCAAAACTGTACTTAAACAATTGTGAGCCAATTATTACATTAATAGCATCCCCTCTTTAGTGAGAGAAGCTTTTGCATATTTAGAATACTGTTTTTAAAACTGACAATTATAATAGGCATCCAAAGAATTTACAACCAACATTGTCATTTTATTATCTAGGCCTAGAACGTCAAGTCCTTAAAAGGGCATCATCCCAGTTTTTCTAAACCTCAGACAAGTATTCTTCAAGGTTATGGTCAAACATAATTACTTGGTAAACAAACTTCGCACAAAGAAAAATTGTGCAAACAAATTTGAGTGAAAAGCTT carries:
- the LOC139961837 gene encoding uncharacterized protein isoform X7, producing MNMYLICLTLIILNRNWKKAAAVLQTVGGPVREWTTVQKKWRELASKAKAYKAPKTGGGPPVLEDALYEKVLGLLAKEVVCGILSEDDMAIYSVESEHASKPTPSVPSPVEPLRPQMSFQYRPAAVRQLPDSGGALGYSAS